The Megalobrama amblycephala isolate DHTTF-2021 linkage group LG13, ASM1881202v1, whole genome shotgun sequence genome contains a region encoding:
- the otoa gene encoding otoancorin, producing MRVENHVVMNPVCTCSADRQLQLYLCLKISKSSLTSFIRRKRTGNNVMGFYREGLILSLLIQWATAMSLAGTTSEMPDRNQSTIDFPKLPADFREMAKKLMITCSKKGYHMPVMNNSLNSSYAQTQGQMMESPASMFMELLSSLPPSFPLRSNQSNETAEDQAWSIAEKLQNCTNMGHMIELMRNTTDSPRCFMRAFMAPLSWMAIMQNGTDLNKEDLTKLLWAAKPFLETMPPSSFVLPAFSQSSHLAEMMKVFSEVFSVLSEEQKNEIIGWVKERVAQNEFNCLLKAPASNKLPSKPQEKPTMKNGPPHKGVTGGPGAEATDHPAMNASTAVRICPPGLLWLRARMLAIMGPFLSRLPLEEVKTIPKNELCEFFRTPDFSPSFHNVSGMQPALGRTLFQRLKQECSSSDNFTQNMDRLGSLACFIDGTLSLNLNLSRKLLSQIDACKNSEIDKVKRQLVQNILEKDSGASSPEMLQSLGSSVSVLPLSILSRFTPKDLNNTLSSFRQAKWSPAQAKTLAQKLLENATNINGEKLLSLGSMVRGVASAVLKNVKAEGLLGNEALKTMSEKMSSLQRTALLEAFRRDVNASELVKGLPDSLLSSLSLSTLEKADLSSVDQLQGRGWTAAQSTFLLKKILGNKINLGELRKLGQAVQGVTCEMIEKINRTDALDMAQTLNKSCIWLSRVQIRCAAQKLFASLEEQRPGYFSDIKNSELQAIPALLLIHLPVEKIQNLSDAVCPAFMEKMKQVNLSSLPNSSPARYALTKRAIGCLKGNVSDLSAAEVLTLGPLVCELDPAWISSLNSAALNSTLQALASCQFIQQQHRENLFRLLTGTYGDPAYWSEEDTRALGPLLLLNDTAVEKLPSKSWLKSYLSDLMDSLPSQPVVPPPKEFRSWLDLSALRRKLFELKTSSTLQSRRKREVGSTLEPTLIYIEDLKQGNVYWTPLQFSKMTTLTFKDAVPTLGEINNYSTEQLAALRTKTLEAWGSVTMLNESQITQLGCICQSFSVEELGNLSIASVDTLETLSACNFIQTQRTAVWQAFERVSGISVAGLGRLEMAGLGQFICGLQPTQIDQLNSTSFRDAIEAVGRVSCPLNISDRLKEKAVAVFGKPETWTEAQVSVMGNIIAGLSAVELGRLNSTILPFIQPSAIPLIPSDRLAALSVSQLKALGPDNAAMVTEAQRAGLRADQRAALDEAVGLKTARAEVSTGSSSTSSSGSAPLPLKGGAAVESMTGCVLFMQAIMLMLLRYIL from the exons ATGAGAGTGGAAAATCATGTTGTAATGAATCCAGTGTGCACCTGTTCAGCAGACCGTCAGCTTCAATTATACTTGTGTCTCAAGATCTCAAAATCATCACTCACA AGCTTCATCCGGAGAAAGAGAACAGGGAACAACGTGATGGGGTTTTATAGAGAGGGTTTGATCCTCTCTCTTCTAATCCAGTGGGCTACAG CAATGTCCCTCGCTGGGACAACATCAGAGATGCCTGATCGTAACCAGTCAACGATAGACTTTCCGAAACTACCTGCAGACTTCAGGGAAATGGCCAAGAAACTG ATGATCACATGCTCCAAGAAAG GTTACCACATGCCTGTAATGAACAATTCACTGAACAG CTCATATGCACAGACACAAGGCCAGATGATGGAGAGCCCTGCCTCTATGTTTATGGAGCTTCTctcctccctccctccatcCTTCCCCCTTCGCTCCAATCAGTCCAATGAAACAGCAGAAGACCAAGCCTGG AGCATTGCTGAAAAATTGCAGAACTGCACCAACATGGGCCATATGATTGAGCTCATGAGGAACACTACG GACAGCCCTCGTTGTTTCATGAGGGCATTCATGGCTCCTCTTTCCTGGATGGCCATTATGCAGAACGGAACAGACCTCAACAAAGAAGATCTAACAAAGCTTCTATGGGCGGCTAAACCTTTCTTAGAAACAATGCCTCCATCTAGCTTTGTTCTTCCAGCATTTTCACAAAGCTCTCACCTGGCTGAAAT GATGAAGGTGTTTAGTGAGGTGTTCAGCGTTCTGTCTGAAGAACAGAAGAATGAGATTATAGGGTGGGTCAAAGAAAGAGTTGCACAAAATGAATTTAACTGCCTTCTGAAAGCACCCGCCTCCAACAAGCTGCCTTCTAAACCACAGGAGAAACCTACCATGA AAAATGGCCCACCACACAAGGGTGTGACAGGCGGACCAGGAGCTGAAGCGACTGACCATCCTGCAATGAATG CTTCAACAGCAGTCCGTATATGTCCTCCTGGATTGCTCTGGCTGAGGGCTAGGATGTTGGCAATAATGGGACCTTTCCTATCCCGACTGCCTTTAGAGGAAGTAAAGACAATCCCTAAAAATGAG CTTTGTGAGTTTTTCAGGACTCCAGATTTCTCTCCATCTTTTCATAATGTTAGTGGAATGCAGCCCGCCCTGGGCCGGACACTTTTTCAACGTTTGAAACAAGAGTGTTCCAGCAGTGACAATTTCACTCAAAACATGGACAG ATTGGGCTCTCTGGCTTGTTTTATTGATGGCACACTGTCTCTGAATCTGAATCTAAGTAGAAAACTGCTGTCTCAGATTGATGCCTGTAAAAATTCTGAAATAGACAAG GTGAAGAGACAGTTAGTACAGAACATTCTGGAGAAAGATAGCGGTGCTTCCTCTCCTGAGATGCTCCAGTCTCTGGGATCCTCTGTGTCTGTTCTTCCCCTTTCCATACTGTCCCGCTTCACCCCTAAGGACCTGAACAACACCCTCAGCAGCTTTAGACAGGCCAAATGGAGCCCAGCTCAAGCTAAAACTCTGGCTCAGAAACTGTTGGAAAATGCTACG aaTATAAATGGTGAGAAGCTGCTGTCTCTGGGTTCGATGGTGAGAGGGGTAGCCAGTGCCGTCCTCAAGAATGTGAAGGCAGAAGGTTTGCTGGGAAATGAAGCCCTGAAAACTATGAGTGAGAAGATGTCCTCCCTACAAAGAACAGCATTACTGGAAGCG TTCCGCCGTGATGTGAACGCATCTGAACTGGTGAAGGGGTTGCCAGATTCTCTCCTCTCTTCTCTGTCTCTGTCCACGCTGGAGAAGGCAGACCTCAGTTCTGTGGACCAGCTTCAGGGACGTGGCTGGACTGCTGCTCAA TCAACTTTCCTTTTGAAGAAGATTTTGGGTAATAAGATCAACCTTGGTGAATTACG GAAGTTGGGTCAGGCTGTACAAGGTGTCACCTGTGAAATGATTGAAAAAATCAATCGAACTGATGCTTTGGATATGGCACAGACACTTAACAAATCCTGCATCTGGCTCTCCAGGGTTCAG ATTCGCTGTGCAGCTCAAAAACTCTTTGCAAGTCTGGAGGAACAGAGACCAGGATATTTCAGTGACATTAAAAACTCTGAGCTCCAGGCCATCCCAGCTCTGCTGCTCATCCATCTACC AGTGGAGAAGATTCAAAACCTGTCAGATGCTGTGTGTCCTGCTTTCATGGAGAAGATGAAGCAAGTCAACCTGTCCTCTCTGCCAAACAGTTCTCCAGCACGCTACGCACTTACCAAAAGAGCGATCGGCTGCCTG AAGGGGAATGTGTCTGATCTGTCTGCAGCAGAGGTTTTGACTCTAGGTCCTCTGGTGTGTGAGTTAGACCCAGCCTGGATCTCCTCTCTGAACTCTGCGGCTCTGAACTCCACCCTGCAGGCTCTCGCGTCCTGTCAGTTTATCCAACAACAGCACAGAGAGAATCTGTTCAGACTGCTTACGGGCACATACGG GGACCCTGCTTACTGGTCAGAGGAAGACACGAGGGCACTTGGTCCTCTTTTGTTGCTTAATGACACTGCTGTTGAAAAGCTGCCATCCAAA AGCTGGCTGAAGTCATATCTGTCAGATCTGATGGATAGTTTGCCCAGTCAGCCTGTGGTTCCTCCTCCAAAGGAATTCCGCTCTTGGCTTGATCTCTCTGCGCTTCGCCGCAAACTTTTTGAGCTCAAAACAAGTAGCACATTACAAAGTCGCAGGAAGCGTGAAG TGGGGTCTACTCTAGAGCCTACACTCATTTATATTGAGGACCTAAAACAGGGGAATGTATACTGGACTCCCCTCCAGTTCAGTAAAATGACCACGCTGACTTTCAAAGATGCCGTGCCAACATTAGGAGAGATAAACAACTACAGCACAGAACAACTGGCTGCACTCAGAACAAAAACTTTGGAG GCATGGGGTAGTGTAACCATGTTGAATGAGTCCCAGATTACTCAACTGGGCTGCATCTGCCAGAGTTTCAGTGTTGAAGAGTTGGGCAACCTCAGCATTGCCTCAGTGGACACTCTGGAAACACTGTCTGCCTGCAACTTTATCCAGACACAG AGGACAGCAGTCTGGCAGGCCTTTGAAAGGGTGTCTGGAATCAGCGTGGCTGGACTAGGACGTCTGGAGATGGCGGGACTGGGTCAGTTTATCTGTGGTCTACAACCTACCCAGATTGATCAGCTCAATTCCACTAGCTTCAG AGACGCAATAGAGGCAGTGGGTCGTGTTTCTTGTCCTCTGAACATTAGTGATCGTCTTAAGGAAAAGGCAGTGGCTGTGTTTGGAAAGCCAGAAACCTGGACTGAAGCTCAAGTTAGTGTAATGGGCAACATCATTG CTGGTCTAAGCGCTGTTGAGCTGGGACGTCTAAATTCAACCATCTTGCCATTCATTCAACCATCCGCCATCCCTCTCATACCTTCTGATCGCTTAGCT